GCCGATGGAGAGTATGGCCGTTCCGGGATGAAAGTGATAGAGGGGCTTTTTCTCAATGGGATCCATGGCCACGGCCGTGAGGCGGCCGTAGATCTCGCTGATCAGGACGCCGCCGCTGTTTTTGCGGGCGCCGCAAATGCCGTGCTTGCCTTCATTGATGGAGCAATTGTGGGGGCAGAGAAGGCACCGGACCGATCCGGCGCCCTGTTTTTCATAAAAAGCGGCTTCCCGCGCGTTCATGACGCCCTTGCCTGGTGTTATGCCTCTGCTGCTGCCTCTTTGATGGAATCTTTCGCGGAATGCGCGTCGTCGGTTTCTTTATCCGGCTTTTTGCCGTCGCCCTTGATCATTTCACAGGTGCCCTCGAAAACGACGCCGTCGGCGATCTGCAGCTTCGCCGTCCGTATGTTGCCGTAGAGCTTGCCGGTGGCGTGGATCTCCAGCCGCGCCGCGGCTTCGATGTTCCCGTACACGGTGCCCTGCAGAATCACGGTTTTTGCCTTGATGTTAGCCTTGACCACGGATCCTTCCCCGACGACCAGGAAGCCGCCGGAAACGATCTCCCCTTCAAAGTAGCCGTTGATCTGGAGCGATTTCTTGAAGGAGAGGTCGCCGAAGAATTCGGTATCCTTGCTGAATACCGTGGTGATCATGCCGATATCGTATACCGGATTCTTGTTTATCTGGATTACCTTTTTTGTCATTGCCCCTACCTACTTTGTTGTCATGACGAAAACGCCGTCCCAGTTTTCCGCGGGAGGGTTTTCCTTGAAGCTGCGGGAACGCTGGAGATAGAGCTCCGAAGGGCCGTCGCTCGGATTGATGCTGAGCGCCTTCTCGAAGGCCCGGATCGCCTCGTCCCATTTTCGCTGCTTGTACGCAGTAAGGCCCAGGTTATAGTATTTCAGAAGCTCTTCCATTTCCTTGGTGATCATGGGAAACCTCCCCGCGCCTGGTTTGTATCCTCATTTCAAATATAATTCCGGGGTCATTAATTACAACTGAAATTTTTAAAAAACGGGCGCCGTCAGTACGTTCTGCCGAGCAGAAAATCCGAAAGCTCAAAGAGTATGGTCCTGAACTGGGAATCGGGAAAGCGCTTCAGGATCTCGCGGGCCTTCTCTATGTAATCCGCCGCGAAGCGGACCGTGTATTCGATCGAGCCGATGTCCACGAGACGTTTTTTGATCTCCATCCATCCTTCGGGCGTGGGCTTCTCGATATAGCGCTTCAGCCGCTCAAGGTCGCCGGATCCGCCCGTTTCGATGAGGTGCAGGAAGGGAAGGGTGATTTTTCCGTCCTTGAAATCGCTCCCGACGTCCTTCCCTACCTGTTCGGAGGCCTGCATGATGTCAAGGGTGTCGTCGATGATCTGGAAGGCAAAGCCCAGATTGAGGCCGAATTGGTACATTATTTCGCGCTCCTCTTCCGGGAGCCCGGACTTGGTCGCGCCGAGGCGCGTGCATGACGCCATGAAGCGGGCCGTCTTGAGCTCGATGATCGTCAGGTAGTGTTCGCGGCGCGCCTTGTCGAGGTCGGCGTATTCCAGCTGGCAGAGCTCTCCCATGACCATGTCCTTGGTGCCCACCACCATGAGGGGGAATATGGCGGGATCGCCGTCCTGGACCGCGGTGTTGAGGGCCACGGCGTACATGAAATCGCCCACCAGGACCGCCACCTTGTTGCCCCATTTCTTGGGAACGGTGATGTTCCCGCGCCGGAACATCGACTGATCGATGATGTCGTCATGGATGAGGGACGATGCGTGGACGATCTCCGTGGCGGCGGCAAGCTCGATGATTCCCCGGGGGATCTCTCCGCGGAGGCCGCTGGAAAGGATCACCAGGGAGGCCCGTATCCGCTTCCCGCCGCTCAGGAACAGATGGAGCGCGCTCGCGTCGATGACCGGGATGCCGGTCCTAAGGCGCTTTTGTATTTCTTCATCAACCCTCCTGAGATGCTGATCCAGGGGCGCAAGAATATCTTTTAGATCTTTGTCCATGCCGGGTAACGGTATCAATCAAAGGTAGAGAGGCATTCGCGCTGGGATTCGTATATTTCAAACACTTTGTCAAGCATGGTTGTTTCGAACAGCCGCAGAAGGTTGTCGTTGACGATGACAAGCTTGATATCGCCTTCATTGTCCTTGATCCTTCTCTTGATGGCGACCAGGACGCCAAGGGCGGAGCTGCATATATGCTTTACATCCATCATGTCGATGCATATATTGTTTTTTCCATTGTCGA
The sequence above is drawn from the Spirochaetota bacterium genome and encodes:
- a CDS encoding polymer-forming cytoskeletal protein → MTKKVIQINKNPVYDIGMITTVFSKDTEFFGDLSFKKSLQINGYFEGEIVSGGFLVVGEGSVVKANIKAKTVILQGTVYGNIEAAARLEIHATGKLYGNIRTAKLQIADGVVFEGTCEMIKGDGKKPDKETDDAHSAKDSIKEAAAEA
- a CDS encoding polyprenyl synthetase family protein, with the translated sequence MDKDLKDILAPLDQHLRRVDEEIQKRLRTGIPVIDASALHLFLSGGKRIRASLVILSSGLRGEIPRGIIELAAATEIVHASSLIHDDIIDQSMFRRGNITVPKKWGNKVAVLVGDFMYAVALNTAVQDGDPAIFPLMVVGTKDMVMGELCQLEYADLDKARREHYLTIIELKTARFMASCTRLGATKSGLPEEEREIMYQFGLNLGFAFQIIDDTLDIMQASEQVGKDVGSDFKDGKITLPFLHLIETGGSGDLERLKRYIEKPTPEGWMEIKKRLVDIGSIEYTVRFAADYIEKAREILKRFPDSQFRTILFELSDFLLGRTY
- a CDS encoding tetratricopeptide repeat protein translates to MITKEMEELLKYYNLGLTAYKQRKWDEAIRAFEKALSINPSDGPSELYLQRSRSFKENPPAENWDGVFVMTTK
- a CDS encoding STAS domain-containing protein, with the protein product MKRKSTDNVEILILDGRIDQEGSEELETLLQNCLDNGKNNICIDMMDVKHICSSALGVLVAIKRRIKDNEGDIKLVIVNDNLLRLFETTMLDKVFEIYESQRECLSTFD